The proteins below come from a single Nocardioides eburneiflavus genomic window:
- a CDS encoding thioesterase family protein: protein MPQLEPATLTFTVTDDDTAAAVGSGSLPVLGTPRLLAWLEAATCACLEPVLPEGSTSVGTRVQVEHLAASAIGAEVEVSASSAYEDGRLHRFTVSARDTASGKVLAAGEITRVVVDAERFMSRV from the coding sequence ATGCCGCAGCTCGAGCCCGCCACGCTGACCTTCACGGTGACCGACGACGACACGGCCGCGGCCGTCGGCAGCGGCTCGCTGCCCGTGCTCGGCACGCCGCGCCTGCTCGCCTGGCTGGAGGCCGCGACGTGCGCCTGCCTCGAGCCCGTGCTCCCCGAGGGCTCGACCAGCGTCGGGACCCGCGTGCAGGTCGAGCACCTCGCCGCCAGCGCGATCGGCGCCGAGGTGGAGGTGAGTGCGTCCAGCGCGTACGAGGACGGCCGTCTCCACCGGTTCACCGTCAGCGCGCGCGACACCGCGAGCGGCAAGGTGCTCGCCGCCGGCGAGATCACCCGGGTGGTCGTCGACGCGGAGCGGTTCATGTCGCGGGTGTGA
- a CDS encoding SigE family RNA polymerase sigma factor produces the protein MDITELYAAHRLSLVRLAVLLVDDFASAEDVVQDAFAALARRPDAVRDPSKALAYLRVSVVNTARSALRRRRTARAYAPPHDLSPPSPEDSAVLAEEHREVIVALHRLAPRQREVLVLRYWSNLSEAEIAVTLGISQGTVKSTASRGLVALEKAMQAASTTPVSSGKEER, from the coding sequence GTGGACATCACCGAGCTCTACGCTGCCCACCGGCTGTCGCTGGTGCGGCTCGCGGTCCTCCTGGTCGACGACTTCGCCTCGGCCGAGGACGTCGTCCAGGACGCCTTCGCTGCGCTGGCGCGCCGTCCCGACGCGGTCCGGGACCCGTCGAAGGCGCTGGCCTACCTGCGGGTCTCGGTCGTCAACACCGCCCGGTCCGCGCTGCGTCGGCGGCGTACGGCCCGCGCGTACGCCCCACCGCACGACCTGTCCCCGCCCTCGCCCGAGGACAGCGCGGTGCTGGCGGAGGAGCACCGGGAGGTCATCGTGGCGCTGCACCGGCTCGCCCCGCGGCAGCGTGAGGTCCTGGTGCTGCGCTACTGGTCGAACCTGTCCGAGGCCGAGATCGCGGTGACGCTCGGGATCAGCCAGGGCACCGTGAAGTCGACCGCCAGCCGGGGCCTGGTGGCGTTGGAGAAGGCCATGCAGGCCGCCTCCACCACACCCGT